In the genome of Ferrovibrio terrae, the window CTGAATCTGGTGTATCGCACGGTATTCCGGCGCCAGGATGTCGATACGAGGATTGCCTGCTGGAATCAGATGGCCATCGAGATCGGGGTATCGCCGAAGCAACGATGCGCGATCGCCCTCGCCGCGCGTGAAGAAGCGATAGCATTCCTTGATGTGCGAATACGGAACACGCTCGTCGACATAGAAATCATCATTCTTCACTACCAGGGCTTCTTCATCCCATGCCGTGACGGCGAAGCCCAAGCGGCGCGCCACCGGCAGGATTGATCCCATGCCCTTGCCCACGTCATTCTCGATCAGGATGCCGCGAGGGAAAAGCGGCATATTCTCGTGGAAATATTTCGCGAATCCGATCCAGACCTCGTAGCCGCGACGAATCGCCTGGCTAGCGAAGTATAGCTTAGCATTGAACTCGCGGCTTTTGATCTCGATGGGGAGAAGTATGATGTTCTTCTGAATCATCCGCCAACCATGTTCTGCGCGGACCGCCACCAGGCGATGGCCTTGTCCGCCATGAATGCTTCCGCGCGCGGCATTGCATCCGTCGCGCCACCGATATGAGGCGTGATCAGCACCGGATAGCCCGCCTCCGCCTGCGCCCGCAGGCGGCGCGAGGCCTCCTGCTGTCCACCTGTTTCCTCGTTGAGAACATCTAGACCGACGCCACCGATTCGCCTTTGCTCTATCAGGTGGGCAAGTGCGGCTTCATCGACTACGTCGCCTCGCGCGGTATTGATCAGGATCGCGTCTGGCAGCATGCGGCCGAGCAGATCCTTACCAATCAGGCCACGGGTTTCGCCTGTAGCGGGCAGATGAATCGAAATGATGTCGCAGCTGGCAAAGATATCGGCCAGTGTCTTGCGCTCGATGCCATCGGGCAGAGGCTGATCACGGATATCGTTGGCCCAAACCGACATGCCGAAGGCAAGGCCGTAGCGCCCCATGATCTCACCCAGCCGGC includes:
- a CDS encoding NAD(P)-dependent oxidoreductase, which gives rise to MENQPKLLITEPDGFPADAEARLSEHFLVQKLASADALADAAADAVGLLIRLHHRIDADLLARTTQLRFVATSTTGLTHIDLEAAQRRDIAILSLKGEEAFLRSIHSTAELAWGLAISLMRHIPPAAASVNRGEWDRYRFLGREMRGRRLGIVGYGRLGEIMGRYGLAFGMSVWANDIRDQPLPDGIERKTLADIFASCDIISIHLPATGETRGLIGKDLLGRMLPDAILINTARGDVVDEAALAHLIEQRRIGGVGLDVLNEETGGQQEASRRLRAQAEAGYPVLITPHIGGATDAMPRAEAFMADKAIAWWRSAQNMVGG